Sequence from the Bremerella volcania genome:
TCAATCCATCGGGAGCCAGGATGTATCGCTTCTCGCCATCAACGTAGTTCAACAGGGCGATACGAGCACTGCGGTTCGGATCGTACTGCACCGAAGCGACCACTGCAGGCACGCCATCTTTGGCTCGACGGAAATCGATCACGCGGTAACGACGCTTATGGCCACCGCCACGGTGACGGGTCGTGATCTTACCTTGGTTATTACGACCGCCAGTTTTGGTCAACTTCCGGAGAAGTGCCTTTTCCGGCTTCGCACCCTTGGTCAACTCCTTGAAGTCGCTGACCGAGGCGTTACGACGCCCAGCGGAGGTCGGCTTGTATTTTCGGATACCCATGGTTCGTCTCGTAGTTTATTACGGGTCGCTGTCTGATTCGGAGGACCGGTGTCGATTAATAGAAGTCGATCTTTTGATCATCGGCCAACGTAACGATGGCCTTCTTCCAGTTACGGGTCGTTCCGTTGCGAAAACGATAACGGCGGGCTTTACCCTTCCGTGTCTGCGTCTTCACGCTGGCGACTTTGACGTCGAATAACTCTTCAACCGCACGACGGACATCCAACTTGGTGGCAGCCGGAGCGATCTCGAATGTGTATTGATTCAAGTCTTCCGAAACCTGAACACCCTTTTCGGTAACCAGCGGACGCAGAATCACCTGGTGGGAATCAAGCGTTCGCGTTGGGATGTCTTCGCTCGGTTTGTAGTAAGGCCGTGCCATGTTGGCACCTCTGTCACTATGTCAGGTTGAATTGATTTACTTTTAAGCCAATCGATCGAAAGCGTTTACTCGCTCTTGCCGCCATTACGCAGCGAATCAAGGGCAGCCTTCGTAATGACCAACTTCCGCGGACGCAAAACCAAATAGGCGTTCAACTCAGCAACAGGACTAACCGAGACACCTTCAATGTTTCGTGCACTGCGGTAGAAGACTGGATCGTGCTTTTCCAACGCGATCGCAACCTTTTGACCGTAAATGCCCAGGGCCTTCAAGGCACCTGCGACACTCTTGGTCTTGATTTCGTCTTGAGCCAAGTCATCGACAACGACCACTTGCTCGCCCTGAATCTTGCTGGCGATCGCCATGCGGGTCGCGATCTTCAAGGCTTTCTTATTCAGCCGGTACGAATAATCGCGAGGGCGAATGGCGAAGATGTGACCACCACCCCGGCGAACACCACTACGCTTGGAACCAGCACGTGCGTTACCGGTACCCTTCTGGCGGTACATTTTCTTCGTCGAACCAGCCACTTCGGCGCGAGTCTTCGTACGGTGCGTGCCCTGGCGAAGATTCGCCTGGTACATCACAACGGCGTCGTGCATCAACTGCTTGTTGATCGACGGAGCGATTTCAGCCGGATCAAGCTCGTACTTGCCGACTTCCTTTCCGCTCTTGTCAAAAATAGGCAAACTGACCATGGAACTATTCTTTCACGCGTTGACGCGACTTAATGACTCAAGGACGCCGTTAGCGGACCATATTTGTTTCACGAACGATCACGTATCCGCCGTTGGGCCCTGGCACGGCACCATTAAGCAGGATCACGCCGTTTTCTTCGTCGACCTTGACCACCTTCAAGTTGCGAGTGGTGACCTTGGCGTTTCCGTACTGGCCGCTCATCTTCAGGCCCTTGAACGTACGGCTTGGATAGGCACTGCAACCAGTACCACCCGTGTGACGGTGAACCTTCTTCACGCCGTGGGTAGCACGCTGACCGGCAAAGTTATGTCGCTTCATCACACCGGCGTAGCCACGACCGCGGCTAGTGGCGATGACATCAACCCGGGCTGCTTCAGCGAGAACGCCGATGCTGATCTCTTGACCAACTTCAGCACCTTCGATCGAACCACGAAGTTCACGAACGAAACGCTTAGGTTCGCAACCGGCTTTCGCGGAAGCTTCAGCTCCAGCGGCGGCCAGCTTCTTCGATCGCTTGCTTGAGAGGGGAGCAACGTGACCACGTTCGCTACGAATCGCTAGGCGGCGAGGCTTGTCGTCGTAACCGAGCTGGATTGCCTCGTAGCCATCGCGCTCCAAGGTTCGCACCTGAAGCACGTGACAGGGACCTGCTTGTACAACCGTAACCGGGATAACTTCGCCAGACTCTGTGTAGATCTGGGTCATCCCAACCTTACGGCCGAGTATGCCTTTTGCCATGATTCGTCGCCTTGTAGTCCGTTGCTCGCTTCGATGGATTAGCCAAGTCGGCCAATTACCACCCGAAGCTTCCAGCCATCCAAAGACTCTTTAAAACGAGCTAAGTGGTTAAACTATCGGGTTGTTGCCTTGATCTTGATATCAACACCAGCTGGCAAGTTCAGCTTGTTGAGCGATTCGATCGTCTTGGCGGTAGCCTGGACGATATCGATCAGACGCTTGTGCGTCCGAACCTCAAACTGCTGGCGAGCCTTCTTGTCGATATGCGGGCCCGAGAGAACGGTGTAACGCTCAATACGGGTCGGCAACGGAATGGGGCCGTGCACTTCCGAATGGGTCCGCTTCGCCGTATCGACGATGTCGAGAGCACTCTGATCCAAGATCGAGTGATCGTAAGCTTCCATCCGAATGCGAATAATTTCTTTCGCCACGTGCCTGATCCCTATGAACTGCTTCCCGGTAACCCGGGGTTGTAATTTCTTTTCGCTCCCTGGTCGCTCTTTGAGCTGTGCGGGAAACAGATGATATTAAAAATCCCAGGCAACTTCGTCAATGGGCTCGGGTTGGGATTTCGAACCTTTTTCGAATGGTTGTCTCAAACGAAACGAAAACCGCTATTTTCAGGCGGAAAACGCCTCTTTTTACGGGTCGTCCCGAAGGACGATACGTGGAACAACTTGTCGGATTCTTAATCCTCTTGGCTCAATTTCTGAGCCTCGTGAATTGTTTTTGCCATAAATGACGGTGCAATCCACGGAAGCCAGCGTTACCTGAGCGGCAACATCGGCAATCCAGTCTGCTGCGTTCCAACTGACAATTGGGCCCGGAAGTGGCAGGAATTCGCGGCAAACAACCCGACCCAGCCAGCTTAGACCTTGCAAATCACATAAATTGCTTAATTAGCTCGGGCGGGGCAGGGGCGTATTTGAGCGGCTCCATGCTGCTCGAAGCTCGGCCTTGGCTGAGACTTCGCATCGCGCTGGAATAGCCGAACAGCTCGGCCAGCGGGGCATGTGCCTCGATAATCGCGTCACCTGAGCGATTCTCGGTCTTGGCGATCTCCCCGCGCCGCTTCATGATGTCGCCGACGAAATCCCCCATGTAATCCTCTGGAGTCGTGATCGTCAGCTTCATGATCGGCTCGAGCAACGTCGGAACGGCGGCCTCCAGCCCTTTCTCGAACGCGTCGCCGGCGGCAATCGCAAAGGCTGTTTCGGTCGAGCCTACCTCGGCGGCCTCCGCATCGAGAACCGTAATTTTGATGTCCGCTAATGGGAACCCACCAATGATGCCGCCACCGACGGCTCGACTATGCAGTTCCTCCACAGCCGCTTCCACCAAGTGATACGGCACTCGCTCTGGCGGGACCCTGGTAATGACCGTGACCGGCTGCTGTTGATTCGGCGCGTGCTCGACCTGAATCGTCACCTTCGCGAACAACTGTTGCCCCTGAATAATACGATGACATTCGCCCGTCACCTTGGCCGACTTGCCAATTGTTTCACGGTAGCTAACCCGCGGCTTATGCACCTTGACGTTCAGCTTGAAATCACGCAGCAGACGATGGCGAATCACCTCCAGATGCAGTTCCCCCATCCCGCTGATGATCGTCTGCCCGGTGTCCTTGTTCTCGTCCGCGGCAAACGTTGGATCCTGACGACGCATCATCGCCAAGGTCTCGGAAAGCTTGTCGCGATCGGCCGACGACTCAGGCTCAATCGCCATGCCGATCACCGTCTCGGGGAACTTGATCGACTCGAGCAGAATAGGGCTACGCGTATCGCAAAGCGTATCGCCGGTGACCGAGTGACGCAGACCGATGATACCGACGATATCCCCAGTGCCGACATGGTCGACCTGCTCTTTTTTGGATGCTTGAATATGCCATAGCTGGGCACAGTTTTCTTTCACGTCGCGACCTGGATTCAACAAGCGCGAGTTCGGCTTCAATTCGCCGGAGTACACACGCACCCAAGTCATATCGCCGTGCTTCGCAGGTAGCACCTTGAAGACGAGCCCGCAAAACGGCTCTTTCGGGTCAGGCTCACGCTTTTCGGCCTGATTTTTCTTCGCCGGATTGGTACCGACAACGGCGGGAACGTCCTTGGGACTCGGCAAATAATAGGTTACTGCGTCCAGGATCGGTTGCACGCCGATGCCATCCAATGCCGAACCGCACATCACCGGCTGCAGCTGGCGGGCGAGCGTTCCTTGCCTCAGCACCTGGCGAATCAGATCGGCAGGAATCGGCTCTTCCGAGAGACTTAACTCCATCAACTCGTTGCTGAGGTCGTACAGCTTCTCGAGCAAGTTATCTCGCCACTGCTGAGCCTTTTCGAGGTAGTCTTCCGGGATGTCAAGCACATCCACCGTTCGATCCTGATCTCCTTCGCCAAAATGAAGCATCTTCATTTCGATCAGATCGATCACACCCCGAAACGCATCAGCAACATGCGGCGGACCAGCACCAACCGGAATCTGGATGGGAACCGGATTCGCCTTGAGCCGCTTTTCAATCTCTTGCAGCACTGAATAGAAATCGGCCCCTTCTCGGTCCATCTTGTTGATAAACGCGACACGCGGAACCTTGTACCGATCTGCCTGCCGCCAGACAGTTTCACTTTGGGCTTCCACCCCTTCTCGAGCACTAAAGACAACCACGCCCCCGTCCAGCACGCGGAGGCAGCGTTCCACCTCGGCCGTAAAGTCGACGTGACCAGGCGTATCAATCAAGTTGACCGTATAGCCCTTCCAGCCAAATGTCACACACGCTGAGTAGATCGTGATGCCGCGCTCGGCTTCTTCCGGGTCAAAGTCTGTCTGCGTGGTCCCCTTGTCGACCTCGCCGACCTTGTGCGAAGTACCACTGTAATAGAGCATCCGCTCGGTCACCGTCGTCTTGCCGGCGTCGATGTGGGCGATCACCCCAATATTGCGAATGTCTTCAAGTTTACGATCCATGACTCTGATGCCAGCCGCTTTCGACTGGACCTTTCTTGCTTCTCGGTGAACGGCAAAGGGAACTGTCTATTCTGCCGTTTTCTTATTCAATCGACCATGCCCAGGAGGTCTCGATTTCTTGTCTGCTCGCCCCTGTCAGGCGAGCAGACAAGAACTGTCGGCGCATAAAAAAAGCCGCACTTGTGTTGAAGCACGGCCTTCGCTTTACGATCTTACCAGGCGAAGTGAGCGAATGCCTTGTTCGCGTCAGCCATACGGTGTACGTTTTCACGTCGAGTGTAGGCGGTGCCTTCGCGGTTGTAGGCGGCAAACAGTTCGTCAGCCAACTTCAAATGGGCCGGACGCCCCTTCTTTTCACGAACAGCCATCAGAAGCCAGCGGATGGCGAGCGACTGCTGCCGGGTACGATTGACCTGCATAGGAACCTGATAAGCGGCACCACCGACACGCTTTGAGCGAACTTCGATGTGCGGCTTGACGTTCTCAACGGCCTGGGTAAAAACGTCGATTGGCTCTTCTCCGGGAACACGCTTTTTGAGCTCATCCATGGCACCGTAGAAAACGTCCTGAGCGGTCGTCTTCTTGCCATCCAGCATCAGGCAATTGATGAACTTGCTAGCCAGGATCGATTTGTAACGCGGATCCGGCTTCAACGTTTCGCGGCTGGCAGTAATCTTACCCATCGTTGGTAACTAACTATTCGCTATGGCTTGGTTTGTGGGATGTTTTTTTAATTGCGCGACGCCTGGAACTTTAGCCCAGTTACGCCCCGACTAGCTCCGCTTCGCACCGTAACGACTGCGGGACTGCTTACGACCGTTAACGCCCAATGCGTCCAGGGCACCACGGACGACTTGATAACGCACACCCGGAAGGTCGCGGACACGACCGCCACGCACGAGCACGATCGAGTGTTCCTGCAAGCTGTGACCTTCGCCTGGGATGTAAACAGTGACTTCCTTCTGGTTCGACAGACGCACACGAGCAATCTTCCGCAGAGCCGAGTTTGGCTTCTTAGGGGTCATCGTGCGGACCTGCAAACACACACCACGCTTCTGCGGGCACTTCTCCAAAACGGGGGACTTGGAGAACTTACGCTTCTTTTTTCGCGGCTTACGAACGAGCTGATTGATGGTGGGCATAGGTCGCCGTTGCTTTTTCCATAGGGCCGCGATGATTGGGGGCGGCCGAATTTCTGTTTGCTTACTGTCGCTTCCCACAGATTATGGGAAGCCCTTTAAATTATCCGATTGCCGACGACTGTCAACCCGTAATGAAGATCTCACGGGAAAACGTGGCTCGACAATCTGCGTTTCCCCCGCATTTCCCCAAGGGTCGCGAGGGCTAGGAACGGCACATGGCCACGCGGACGTGGCCATGACACCTTATTTGTTTAGCGATTTGGGCCCGTTCGTTTGCCCAAACGCGGTGTTTTACAGTTCGTCCCGGTTCGGATCCCGATCGAAGCCTTCGCCACCATCATGTGGAGGCATTGGCGGCTGCTGACCATAGGCCGGGCCTTCAGTTGCGGGAATCGATCCGCCGCCACCCAGCAGGCTTTCCAGTCCAGGAGCGGGAGCCATTTCGGAAATGGCCGCAGGTCCCTGCCCAGGCTGCGACTGTTCGCCGCCATCTTGTAGCAGCGGGAAGCTTTCTTCCAGCGTGCGTTCGCGCGTTCGCGATGCGAGTTCGGCCAATGCTTCTGGATTGATGCGGACTTCCGAGTCTTGGAAGGTGCGGAAACCAGTACCGGCAGGAATCAAGTGACCCAAGATCACGTTTTCCTTCAGACCGATCAGTTCGTCGACCTTGCCTGCCAGAGCAGCCTCGGTAAGAACCTTGGTTGTTTCCTGGAAGGACGCAGCCGAGATAAAGCTGGAACTTTGAACGGCTGCCTTGGTGATCCCCAAGAGCTGTGTCGAAGCACTTGCGGCGGCAGGCTTGGTTCCCTTGGCAGGATTGCCGCCCAGCGATTCGATTTGCGCGTTTTCCTGTTCCAACGCTTCCTTTGGCACGATCATGCCTTCGGTGAACTGCTGTGAGTCACCGGTAGCACTGATCTTCAGGCAGCGGGAAAGCTGATCGTTGGCTCGACGGAAGTCGAACTTGTCCATCACCAAGCCTGGCAGCAAGCTCGTATCACCCGCTGAGTCGACCATCACCTTTCGCAGCATGCGTGCGACGATGATTTCGATGTGCTTGTCGTTGATTTCCACACGCTGGCTGCGATAGACGCCTTGAATTTCATGCAACAGGTATTGCTGAACGGCTTCTTCGCCCGAAATTCGCAGGATGTCATGAGGAACCAGCGGACCGTCGATCAGCGACTGCCCCGCTTTGACGTAGTCACCCGTGTGAACGAGGAATCGCTTACCATGCGGAACAAGGTGTTCGCGTTCGATGCCCGATTCGTTGCGGACGATGATCGTACGCTTGCCACGCTTCTTCTCGGAGAGGATTTCGACCACACCGTCGATCTCAGCCATCACAGCTGGATCTTTCGGCTTACGGGCCTCGAAGATTTCAGTAACTCGCGGCAGACCACCGGTGATGTCCTTAACACCTCCCGATTCACGCGGCGTACTGGCCACCGTCGTACCGGCAGAAACC
This genomic interval carries:
- the rpsJ gene encoding 30S ribosomal protein S10, giving the protein MAKEIIRIRMEAYDHSILDQSALDIVDTAKRTHSEVHGPIPLPTRIERYTVLSGPHIDKKARQQFEVRTHKRLIDIVQATAKTIESLNKLNLPAGVDIKIKATTR
- the rplW gene encoding 50S ribosomal protein L23, producing MARPYYKPSEDIPTRTLDSHQVILRPLVTEKGVQVSEDLNQYTFEIAPAATKLDVRRAVEELFDVKVASVKTQTRKGKARRYRFRNGTTRNWKKAIVTLADDQKIDFY
- the rpsG gene encoding 30S ribosomal protein S7 — protein: MGKITASRETLKPDPRYKSILASKFINCLMLDGKKTTAQDVFYGAMDELKKRVPGEEPIDVFTQAVENVKPHIEVRSKRVGGAAYQVPMQVNRTRQQSLAIRWLLMAVREKKGRPAHLKLADELFAAYNREGTAYTRRENVHRMADANKAFAHFAW
- the rpsL gene encoding 30S ribosomal protein S12 produces the protein MPTINQLVRKPRKKKRKFSKSPVLEKCPQKRGVCLQVRTMTPKKPNSALRKIARVRLSNQKEVTVYIPGEGHSLQEHSIVLVRGGRVRDLPGVRYQVVRGALDALGVNGRKQSRSRYGAKRS
- the rplC gene encoding 50S ribosomal protein L3 — translated: MTQIYTESGEVIPVTVVQAGPCHVLQVRTLERDGYEAIQLGYDDKPRRLAIRSERGHVAPLSSKRSKKLAAAGAEASAKAGCEPKRFVRELRGSIEGAEVGQEISIGVLAEAARVDVIATSRGRGYAGVMKRHNFAGQRATHGVKKVHRHTGGTGCSAYPSRTFKGLKMSGQYGNAKVTTRNLKVVKVDEENGVILLNGAVPGPNGGYVIVRETNMVR
- the rplD gene encoding 50S ribosomal protein L4, whose amino-acid sequence is MVSLPIFDKSGKEVGKYELDPAEIAPSINKQLMHDAVVMYQANLRQGTHRTKTRAEVAGSTKKMYRQKGTGNARAGSKRSGVRRGGGHIFAIRPRDYSYRLNKKALKIATRMAIASKIQGEQVVVVDDLAQDEIKTKSVAGALKALGIYGQKVAIALEKHDPVFYRSARNIEGVSVSPVAELNAYLVLRPRKLVITKAALDSLRNGGKSE
- the fusA gene encoding elongation factor G produces the protein MDRKLEDIRNIGVIAHIDAGKTTVTERMLYYSGTSHKVGEVDKGTTQTDFDPEEAERGITIYSACVTFGWKGYTVNLIDTPGHVDFTAEVERCLRVLDGGVVVFSAREGVEAQSETVWRQADRYKVPRVAFINKMDREGADFYSVLQEIEKRLKANPVPIQIPVGAGPPHVADAFRGVIDLIEMKMLHFGEGDQDRTVDVLDIPEDYLEKAQQWRDNLLEKLYDLSNELMELSLSEEPIPADLIRQVLRQGTLARQLQPVMCGSALDGIGVQPILDAVTYYLPSPKDVPAVVGTNPAKKNQAEKREPDPKEPFCGLVFKVLPAKHGDMTWVRVYSGELKPNSRLLNPGRDVKENCAQLWHIQASKKEQVDHVGTGDIVGIIGLRHSVTGDTLCDTRSPILLESIKFPETVIGMAIEPESSADRDKLSETLAMMRRQDPTFAADENKDTGQTIISGMGELHLEVIRHRLLRDFKLNVKVHKPRVSYRETIGKSAKVTGECHRIIQGQQLFAKVTIQVEHAPNQQQPVTVITRVPPERVPYHLVEAAVEELHSRAVGGGIIGGFPLADIKITVLDAEAAEVGSTETAFAIAAGDAFEKGLEAAVPTLLEPIMKLTITTPEDYMGDFVGDIMKRRGEIAKTENRSGDAIIEAHAPLAELFGYSSAMRSLSQGRASSSMEPLKYAPAPPELIKQFM